Sequence from the Coriobacteriia bacterium genome:
CACGCTTGGGCGCCCGAATAGTCGAACTCGCACGCCTGGCCGATCACGATCGGTCCGGAGCCGATAATGAGGATCTTCTTGATGTCGTCTCTGCGGGGCATGGGTTCCTTGACGGTCGAGGGCTGGCGGGACCTGCCTTACGGCACGATGAGAACGGGGCAGCTCGCCTGCCGCAGCAGCGTCATCGAGACACTGCCGAGCAGCACTTCCTGCACGGCGTTGCGGCCACGCGTTCCGACGATCACGCCGGTCGCGCGACGTTCGTCGATCTCCTTCAGAATCCCGGGGATCGGGGCCTCCTGCGTGGTCGTGGGACTCGACGTGATCCCCTGCTGACTGCACATCGCCTGCAGGTTCTTGAGCTGGAACTCGGCCCCTTCCGAAGCGCGCCGCAGCTTCTCGCCGGTGAGCGCCGGATCAATCGCATGGACGAGGAACAGGTGCTTGATGACGCCCTTGGGCAGGTCGATCGCAACCGTGAACGCACGTGCGGCCGACAGCGAGAAGTCCGTGGGGAGCACGATCTTCTCTCCGAAGTGCCGAAGCAGCGATTCGGGCGAACTCTGGTTGCGGAGCAGGTCGAAGCGCACCACGAGGTGCGGGATCGTCGCGTCGCGCAGCAGGCGCTCGGATACCGAGCCTGCGAGCAGCTGGTCCATCACCGTCTTGGCGTGCGAGCCGTAGACGACGCCGTCTACCTGGCTCTCGATCGCGAGCGCACCGATCTCCTCGACCGTGTCGCCGGTGGCGACCCGGACCTCGACGAGCAGTCCCGCCGCCTCCAGTTCGGGAGCGAATGCGCGGATCGCCTCGAGCGCCTCGTCCACACGCTGTGCGATGAGATGCCCTTCCACGCCCGGGACCTCGACCACGTGAGCGAGGATGACCCGCCGGACCCCGATAGAGGGCAGTCCCTTGGCGAACGCCAGTATGAGCGCGTTGTCTTCGGTGAAGTCGACCGGCAGGAGTACTGTTCGCAGCATCTTCACTCTCCGTCCATCTCGCCGAACAGGTCGGGGCGACCGTCCATGAGTCGCGTGAACGCGCGGAACAGGTACCGTGCGTCGTGCGGGCCGGGAGCCGCCTCGGGGTGGTACTGGACCGAGAACGCGGGCAGGTCGAGCGTGCGCACCCCCGCGGTCGTCATGTCGTTGAGGTTCACGTGCGTGAGCTGCACCCGACCGTGCACCGACGAGCGTACCACCGGTGCCACACCTGCGCGCACCCACGCCCCAAGATCGTTCGGGTCAAGCTCGAGCCCCCGCGAGTCCTCGGCCAGGAGCGGGCCGATCGAGCCGAAGTCAACGCAGAAGCCGTGGTTCTGCGACGTGACCTCCACCGCGCCCGTCACGAGGTTCTTCACCGGCTGGTTGCCCCCACGATGCCCGTACTTGAGCTTGTACGTCTCTGCGCCGAGCGCGAGCGAGAGCATCTGGTGTCCGAGGCAGATGCCGAAGATCGGCCGCACGCCGAGCAGGTCCCTGAGCGTGCTGTAGAGATACGCCACGGCCGCCGGGTCGCCCGGGCCGTTGGCGAAGAAGATGCCGTCGGGCTCGAGCGCGAGCGCCTCGTCTGCGGTCGTCGACGGCGGCACCACGGTGACCTCGCAGCCTGCCTCGGACAGCCGACGCATGATGTTGTACTTGAGGCCCGAGTCGTACGCCACCACGCGGTAGCGTGGCAGCCCCGCGAGCACGCCCGTGTCCACAGGCACTTCGCATTCGGGTGGCGCCTCTGCGCCCCAACGGTAACTGCTTCCCGCCGCCGCGCCGCTCACAAGGTCGCGCCCCACGAGCGACTCGGACGCTCTCACCTTCGCAAGCAACGAGGCCACGTCGAGGTCCACCGTCGAGAGCACCGCGCGCATCGCCCCCGCCTCGCGCACATGACGCGTGAGGCGCCGCGTGTCCACGCCCTCGATCGCGACCACGCCGAGGCGTTCAAGGTACGCGCCCAGTGTCTCCTCGGAACGCCAGTTGGAGGCCGTGGCCGAAAGCTCACGCACCACCAGCCCGGACGCGAAGATGCTGCGCGACTCCACGTCGGCGGCGTTCACGCCGTAGATGCCGATGTGTGGGAAGGTCATCGCGATGATCTGCCCGGTGTAGGAAGGATCGGTGAGGATCTCCTGGTAGCCGGTCATCGAGGTGTTGAAGACGATCTCGCCGAAGCTCTCGCCGGGCGCGCCGCAGCTGAAGCCCTCGAAGAACGTGCCGTCTTCGAGCACAAGCAGCGCGCGGGCGCGGGTGTCGTTGCCGGAAGCCACCTAACCGACCACCTTCCCGTTGCGGAGCGCCCATTTCCCGCCCACGAGCACGTCGCTCGCCTTACCGAGCAGGCTGCTGCCCACAAACGCCGAGTTGCGCGACTTGGAGACGAACCAGTCGGCCGTGACCTCAACGCGCGCTTCGGGATCTACGATCGTGATGTCGGCCGGAAAGCCGGCTTCGAGGCGGACCTCGGGCAGGCCGAGCGCCAGCCGCGGCCCGTGGCACATGAGGTTCGTGACCTCGGTCCAGCCGAGCGTGCCGGCAGCCACGAGGTTCGTGATCACCAGCGGAAGCGCGGTCTCCAGGCCGGTGGTGCCGAACGGCGCGAGCTCGAACTCAAGCTCCTTCTCATGCGGCGCGTGCGGCGCATGGTCCGTGGCGATGCAGTCCACCGTACCGTCTAGGAGGCCTGCCACGAGCGCCTGGCGGTCTTCTGCCGTGCGCAGCGGCGGGTTCATCTTGAGGTTTGTGTCGTAGGTCGCAAGCGCGTCCTCGTCGAGGAACAGGTGGTGCGGCGTGACCTCACAGGTCACGCGCACGCCGCGCGCCTTCGCTTCCCGCACGAGCGCGACCGAGCCCGCAGTCGAGAGGTGCGCGAGATGCAACCTGCAGCCCGTGAGCTCGGCAAGCGCGATGTCGCGCGCGACCATCGTCTCCTCGGCAGCAGCCGGGATGCCCGGCAGCCCCATGCGCGTGGAGACGACGCCCTCGTTCACCACGCCGTGTCCTGCAAGCGACTCGTCCTCGCAGTGTGCGATGAGCGTGGCGCCAAAGCGCTTGATGTAGTCCATCGCGATGCGGGTCATGCCTGCCGACTGGATCCCCTTGCCATCGTCGGAGAAGGCAACCGCACCCTCGGCGATCATGTCGCCGATCTCGGCGAGCTGCTCGCCGGCCTGCCCTTTGGTGATCGCGCCAACGGGATAGACGCGCACCGCTCCGTTCGCGGCCGCGCGCTCCACGATGAAGCGGACCTTGGAGCCGTTGTCGCAGATGGGGTCGGTGTTCGGCATGCAGGCTACCGCGGCGAAACCGCCGTGCGCCGCAGCGCGGGTACCGCTCTCGATCGTCTCCTTGTACTCACGACCCGGCTCGCGCAGATGCACGTGCACGTCCGCGAGGCCCGGCAGCACGACCTTCTCGGCGCAGTCGACCGTCTCGCCACGCTCGAGCTTGAGGTCCGTGCCCACGCCGACGATGTGGCCGTCCTTCACGATGATGTCGAGCACCGCATCGAGCCCGATGGCGGCGTCGACCACCCGCCCTCCTTTAAGCAGCAGCGCCACTGTCGGCACCTCCCAGCAGCAGGTACATGACGGCCATGCGGACCGCCACTCCGGACTCGACCTGGCCGAGGATGACGCTGCGCGAGGAGTCGGCCACATCGGCCGAGATCTCCACGCCGCGGTTCATCGGACCCGGGTGCATCACGATCGCGTGCGAGGGCAGCTTGGCCATCCGCGCCATGTTCATGCCGTAGAGCGTCGCGTACTCGCGGTTGCTCGGGAATGGCATCACCTCGGCGCGCTCGAACTGCACGCGCAGCAGGTAGCACACGTCGAGCGTGGGCAGTACCTCATCGAGGTCCCACGCCACCTCGGCGCCGAGCACGTCCGGCCTGGCCGGCATGAGCGTGGGTGGGCCGATCACGATCGGCGTCGCCCCCATCTTGCGGAGCGCGGGGACGAGCGAGCCGGCCACCCGCGAGTGGCAGATGTCGCCCACGATGCCCACACGCAGTCCAGCAAGCTTCCCGAGCGCCTGGCGCATCGTGTAAAGATCGAGCAGCGCCTGCGTGGGGTGCTCGTGCACGCCGTCGCCGCCGTTGACGATCGAGCAGCCCATCACCTCGGCAAGCATCTGCGGCGCGCCCGCGTACTTGTGGCGCACAACCACCAAGTCGCAGCTCATCGCCGCGAGCGTCTTGGCGGTGTCGAGCAGCGTCTCGCCCTTGACGGTCGCCGAAGCCGATGCCGAGAAGTTGATGCCGTCGGCCGAGAGGCGCTTGGCCGCGATCTCGAAGGAGGTGCGCGTCCGCGTGGACGGCTCGAAGAAGAGGTTCACGATGGTGCGGCCGCGAAGCGTCGGGAGCTTCTTGATGCGGCGCTGGTTCACTTCGGCGAAGGATTCCGCGGTGTCGAGGATGAGTGCGATCTCCTCGGCTGAGACATCGTCCATCGTCATGATGTGCCTGCCTGAGAGCACGCTACTCCCCTTTCCCGTCGTCTTCGAGGATGACGACCGCCTCGCGACCGTCGTGTTCCTTCAGGAGCACCTTCACGCGTTCCCGGCGGGCGGTGGGCACGTTCTTGCCCACGA
This genomic interval carries:
- a CDS encoding universal stress protein, giving the protein MLRTVLLPVDFTEDNALILAFAKGLPSIGVRRVILAHVVEVPGVEGHLIAQRVDEALEAIRAFAPELEAAGLLVEVRVATGDTVEEIGALAIESQVDGVVYGSHAKTVMDQLLAGSVSERLLRDATIPHLVVRFDLLRNQSSPESLLRHFGEKIVLPTDFSLSAARAFTVAIDLPKGVIKHLFLVHAIDPALTGEKLRRASEGAEFQLKNLQAMCSQQGITSSPTTTQEAPIPGILKEIDERRATGVIVGTRGRNAVQEVLLGSVSMTLLRQASCPVLIVP
- the carA gene encoding glutamine-hydrolyzing carbamoyl-phosphate synthase small subunit, giving the protein MASGNDTRARALLVLEDGTFFEGFSCGAPGESFGEIVFNTSMTGYQEILTDPSYTGQIIAMTFPHIGIYGVNAADVESRSIFASGLVVRELSATASNWRSEETLGAYLERLGVVAIEGVDTRRLTRHVREAGAMRAVLSTVDLDVASLLAKVRASESLVGRDLVSGAAAGSSYRWGAEAPPECEVPVDTGVLAGLPRYRVVAYDSGLKYNIMRRLSEAGCEVTVVPPSTTADEALALEPDGIFFANGPGDPAAVAYLYSTLRDLLGVRPIFGICLGHQMLSLALGAETYKLKYGHRGGNQPVKNLVTGAVEVTSQNHGFCVDFGSIGPLLAEDSRGLELDPNDLGAWVRAGVAPVVRSSVHGRVQLTHVNLNDMTTAGVRTLDLPAFSVQYHPEAAPGPHDARYLFRAFTRLMDGRPDLFGEMDGE
- a CDS encoding dihydroorotase gives rise to the protein MALLLKGGRVVDAAIGLDAVLDIIVKDGHIVGVGTDLKLERGETVDCAEKVVLPGLADVHVHLREPGREYKETIESGTRAAAHGGFAAVACMPNTDPICDNGSKVRFIVERAAANGAVRVYPVGAITKGQAGEQLAEIGDMIAEGAVAFSDDGKGIQSAGMTRIAMDYIKRFGATLIAHCEDESLAGHGVVNEGVVSTRMGLPGIPAAAEETMVARDIALAELTGCRLHLAHLSTAGSVALVREAKARGVRVTCEVTPHHLFLDEDALATYDTNLKMNPPLRTAEDRQALVAGLLDGTVDCIATDHAPHAPHEKELEFELAPFGTTGLETALPLVITNLVAAGTLGWTEVTNLMCHGPRLALGLPEVRLEAGFPADITIVDPEARVEVTADWFVSKSRNSAFVGSSLLGKASDVLVGGKWALRNGKVVG
- a CDS encoding aspartate carbamoyltransferase catalytic subunit produces the protein MTMDDVSAEEIALILDTAESFAEVNQRRIKKLPTLRGRTIVNLFFEPSTRTRTSFEIAAKRLSADGINFSASASATVKGETLLDTAKTLAAMSCDLVVVRHKYAGAPQMLAEVMGCSIVNGGDGVHEHPTQALLDLYTMRQALGKLAGLRVGIVGDICHSRVAGSLVPALRKMGATPIVIGPPTLMPARPDVLGAEVAWDLDEVLPTLDVCYLLRVQFERAEVMPFPSNREYATLYGMNMARMAKLPSHAIVMHPGPMNRGVEISADVADSSRSVILGQVESGVAVRMAVMYLLLGGADSGAAA